A stretch of the Streptomyces sp. WMMB303 genome encodes the following:
- a CDS encoding RNA polymerase sigma-70 factor produces the protein MTKVEEFEELRPLLFSLAYRILGSVGEAEDAVQETWLRFDASTAQVASAKAFLTTAVTRISIDVLRSARVRREEYVGPWFPEPLLSDPYQDPARSAELADSVSMAALLLLERLSPLERSVFVLRDVFGFGFDEVAAAVGRSEAACRQLLVRARRHMRDGRPRFEADRQERQELATRFFDALKDGDVAGLRKLLAADVRLVGDGGGKAPQLAKAVSGAENAARLLASVFPLMARVAVTFEPREINGQPGALFRDRDGKVLHIMALDVVDGQIRTIRAVINPDKLGHLGPVADAWAVDREVKQARRRTE, from the coding sequence GTGACCAAGGTGGAGGAGTTCGAGGAGCTGCGGCCGCTGCTGTTCTCGCTCGCCTACCGCATCCTGGGCAGCGTGGGTGAGGCCGAGGACGCGGTGCAGGAGACATGGCTGCGCTTCGACGCCTCGACGGCCCAGGTCGCGTCGGCCAAGGCGTTCCTGACGACCGCGGTGACGCGGATCTCGATCGACGTGCTGCGCTCCGCACGGGTCAGGCGGGAGGAGTACGTGGGCCCCTGGTTCCCCGAACCGCTGCTCAGCGACCCGTATCAGGACCCGGCACGCTCGGCGGAGCTGGCCGACTCGGTGTCGATGGCCGCGCTGCTGCTCCTGGAGCGGCTCAGCCCGCTGGAGCGGTCGGTGTTCGTCCTGCGGGACGTTTTCGGCTTCGGGTTCGACGAGGTCGCGGCGGCGGTGGGACGGTCGGAGGCGGCGTGCCGGCAGCTGCTGGTCCGCGCCCGGCGGCACATGCGGGACGGGCGGCCGCGGTTCGAGGCGGACCGGCAGGAGCGGCAGGAGCTGGCGACGCGGTTCTTCGACGCGCTGAAGGACGGTGACGTGGCCGGGCTGCGGAAGCTGCTGGCCGCCGACGTCCGGCTCGTCGGGGACGGCGGCGGCAAGGCCCCGCAACTGGCCAAGGCCGTCAGCGGCGCCGAGAACGCGGCCCGGCTGCTCGCCTCGGTCTTCCCCCTGATGGCCCGGGTCGCTGTGACGTTCGAGCCGCGGGAGATCAACGGACAGCCCGGTGCGCTCTTCCGCGACCGGGACGGCAAGGTACTCCACATCATGGCCCTCGACGTGGTCGACGGGCAGATCCGGACCATCCGCGCAGTGATCAACCCCGACAAGCTCGGTCACCTCGGGCCGGTCGCCGACGCCTGGGCCGTCGACCGCGAGGTGAAGCAGGCCCGTCGACGGACGGAGTGA
- a CDS encoding helix-turn-helix transcriptional regulator, producing MPPKKRQKNASALKLVGQLLANYRRAAHFTQQALADLVCMDVDSIASIEQGRRVLKSDLAEQLDEILGTKGSLAIAVAHLPDMDKYPLWAEEFIDREQEAVAIDWFENQVLPGLLQTEDYARAVFRSKEPPLEADEVEVQVAGRMARQAVFQRKVPPSASFVVSEAVLLDRLGGGSVRRDQLRRLREDADMPGLALQVMPLGREKHAALDGPFVVLETPDHEHLGYMETQRGSMLVSEASEVSILARKYAMLRTQALNVEDSRSLLDRLLGEA from the coding sequence ATGCCACCGAAGAAGCGCCAGAAGAACGCGTCCGCCCTGAAGTTGGTCGGACAGCTCCTCGCCAACTACCGCCGCGCCGCCCACTTCACCCAGCAGGCCCTCGCCGACCTGGTGTGTATGGACGTCGATTCCATCGCCTCCATCGAGCAGGGCCGCCGCGTCCTCAAATCCGACCTGGCCGAACAATTGGACGAAATCCTCGGCACGAAGGGCTCCCTGGCCATCGCCGTCGCCCACCTGCCGGATATGGACAAGTACCCGCTGTGGGCCGAGGAGTTCATCGACCGGGAGCAGGAGGCCGTCGCGATCGACTGGTTCGAGAACCAGGTACTCCCCGGACTTCTTCAGACCGAGGACTACGCCCGTGCGGTGTTCCGGAGCAAGGAGCCGCCGCTGGAGGCGGACGAGGTGGAGGTCCAGGTCGCCGGGCGGATGGCACGGCAGGCGGTCTTCCAGCGGAAGGTCCCGCCCTCCGCCAGCTTCGTCGTCTCCGAAGCGGTCCTGCTGGACCGGCTCGGCGGCGGCAGCGTGCGACGGGACCAGCTCCGCCGCCTCCGGGAGGACGCGGACATGCCGGGCCTCGCACTCCAGGTGATGCCCCTCGGGCGTGAGAAGCATGCGGCGCTTGACGGCCCGTTCGTGGTGTTGGAAACCCCGGACCACGAACACTTGGGATACATGGAGACTCAGCGCGGCAGCATGCTCGTCTCAGAAGCGAGCGAGGTCAGCATCCTCGCCCGAAAATATGCGATGCTGCGAACCCAGGCTCTCAATGTGGAGGACTCCCGGAGCCTGTTGGACCGGCTGCTAGGAGAGGCATGA
- a CDS encoding ATP-binding protein codes for MNWETHLPHFREHFYRRERRSVPRARAFVRRALEDWGAAARGDDVLLCVSEIATNALLHGVPPGRGFRVMLWLESDGQLRIEVHDSGEGTPTLSSATDDAETGRGLLLVETLADKWGVGARNPGKVVWAEFADCRPSGTRS; via the coding sequence ATGAACTGGGAAACTCATCTGCCGCACTTCCGGGAGCATTTCTACCGCCGGGAGCGCCGTTCCGTCCCTCGGGCCAGGGCGTTCGTGCGGCGGGCGCTGGAGGACTGGGGTGCTGCGGCGCGCGGCGACGACGTGCTGCTGTGCGTCAGTGAAATCGCCACGAACGCGCTGCTGCACGGTGTTCCACCGGGGCGCGGATTCCGGGTGATGCTTTGGCTGGAGTCTGACGGACAGTTGCGAATTGAGGTGCACGACAGTGGAGAGGGAACTCCCACACTCTCGTCCGCCACCGACGACGCCGAGACCGGCCGCGGGCTGCTTCTCGTCGAAACACTGGCGGACAAGTGGGGAGTGGGAGCGCGGAATCCGGGAAAGGTCGTCTGGGCGGAATTCGCCGACTGCCGCCCTTCGGGGACGCGAAGCTGA
- a CDS encoding DUF397 domain-containing protein — protein MSEAQCTPGTDSLNWFKSSYSGSEGGACLEVAFDWHKSSYSAGDEAACVEVATCPEARIHVRDSKNPAGPSLTLSPATWTSFTAYAIGE, from the coding sequence ATGAGCGAAGCACAGTGCACACCCGGCACCGACAGCCTGAACTGGTTCAAGTCCAGCTACAGCGGCAGTGAGGGCGGCGCCTGCCTGGAGGTCGCGTTCGACTGGCACAAGTCCAGCTACAGCGCCGGCGACGAGGCCGCCTGCGTCGAGGTAGCCACCTGCCCCGAAGCCCGGATTCACGTACGGGACTCCAAGAACCCCGCAGGCCCCTCCCTCACCCTCTCCCCTGCCACTTGGACCTCGTTCACGGCATACGCCATCGGCGAATAG
- a CDS encoding carboxymuconolactone decarboxylase family protein, which translates to MDARLDYFASPTAGKALKHFMSAGMTLKESPLPAATQELVALRVSQINGCAACIDMHTKEAAAAGETPVRLNLVAAWREATVFTDAERAALELAEAGTRVADAATGVDDELWTYAAKHYDEEQLTSLVVLVSFMNAVNRLNIIAQQPAGDYEPGRFH; encoded by the coding sequence ATGGACGCACGACTGGACTACTTCGCCAGCCCGACCGCCGGCAAAGCCCTGAAGCACTTCATGTCCGCGGGCATGACGCTCAAAGAGTCACCGCTGCCGGCCGCGACGCAGGAGCTGGTGGCGCTGCGCGTGAGCCAGATCAACGGCTGCGCCGCCTGCATCGACATGCACACCAAGGAGGCCGCTGCCGCCGGTGAGACCCCGGTGCGGCTGAATCTGGTCGCGGCGTGGCGGGAGGCCACCGTCTTCACGGACGCCGAGCGTGCCGCGCTGGAACTCGCGGAGGCCGGGACCCGGGTCGCGGACGCGGCCACCGGCGTGGACGACGAACTGTGGACGTACGCCGCCAAGCACTACGACGAGGAGCAGCTCACCTCTCTGGTGGTCCTGGTCTCCTTCATGAACGCCGTGAACCGGCTGAACATCATCGCCCAGCAGCCGGCCGGGGACTACGAGCCCGGACGGTTTCACTGA